A single region of the Eriocheir sinensis breed Jianghai 21 chromosome 53, ASM2467909v1, whole genome shotgun sequence genome encodes:
- the LOC126983109 gene encoding uncharacterized protein LOC126983109: MKALATLVLAVAVWVAVADPGGGSCCGGGGHGGGGYGGGGGGGSIIRAQLVGHHSHTTGGGGGYGGRGGRGYGGGSQGPSIVKAQLVGHHSHTTGGGGGYGGGGGGGYGGGSRGPSIVKAQLVGHHSHTSGGGGGYGGGGGGFGGGGGFGGGGGFGGGGHGGGGGGHGKGYGGGSGCCGFVWAVLLRTRLSKGRALVDLQVLAVAVWVAVADPGGGGHGGGGYGGGGHGGGGYGGGGGGGSIVRAQLVGHHSHTTGGGGGYGGRGGRGYGGGSQGPSIVKAQLVGHHSHTTGGGGGYGGGGGGGYGGGSRGPSIVKAQLVGHHSHTSGGGGGYGGGGGGFGGGGGGFGGGGGFGGGGHGGGGGGGYGGGGHGGGGGGHGKGYGGGSGCCG; encoded by the exons ATGAAAGCTCTCGCCACTCTT GTGTTGGCGGTGGCCGTCTGGGTGGCAGTGGCAGACCCGGGCGGCGGCTCCTGCTGTGGGGGCGGAGGACACGGCGGCGGTGgttatggtggaggaggaggaggaggcagcatcaTAAGGGCCCAGCTTGTTGGccaccacagccacaccaccGGCGGAGGCGGAGGCTACGGGGGTCGTGGCGGCAGGGGCTACGGTGGCGGCAGCCAGGGCCCTAGCATCGTCAAGGCCCAGCTTGTCGGCCACCACAGCCATACCACCGGCGGAGGCGGAGGctacggtggtggcggcggcggaggctacGGGGGTGGCAGTCGGGGCCCCAGCATCGTCAAGGCCCAGCTTGTCGGCCACCACAGCCATACCTCTGGAGGGGGCGGCggctacggtggtggtggtggcggcttcggtggtggtggcggcttcggtggtggtggcggcttcGGTGGTGGCGgccacggtggtggtggtggcggccacGGTAAGGGCTACGGCGGTGGCAGCGGCTGCTGCGG CTTCGTGTGGGCTGTTTTATTGAGGACGAGACTATCTAAAGGAAGAGCATTGGTTGACCTGCAGGTGTTGGCGGTGGCCGTCTGGGTGGCAGTGGCAGACCCGGGCGGCGGAGGACACGGCGGCGGTGGTTATGGTGGAGGAGGACACGGCGGCGGTGgttatggtggaggaggaggaggaggcagcatcgTAAGGGCCCAGCTTGTTGGccaccacagccacaccaccggcggaggcggcggctacGGTGGTCGTGGCGGCAGGGGCTACGGTGGCGGCAGCCAGGGCCCTAGCATCGTCAAGGCCCAGCTTGTCGGCCACCACAGCCATACCACCGGCGGAGGCGGAGGctacggtggtggcggcggcggaggctacGGGGGTGGCAGTCGGGGCCCCAGCATCGTCAAGGCCCAGCTTGTCGGCCACCACAGCCATACCTCTGGAGGGGGCGGCggctacggtggtggtggtggcggcttcggtggtggtggtggcggcttcggtggtggtggcggcttcGGTGGTGGCGgccacggtggtggtggtggcggcggctacGGTGGTGGCGgccacggtggtggtggtggcggccacGGTAAGGGCTACGGCGGTGGCAGCGGCTGCTGCGGGTAG